The Exiguobacterium aurantiacum DSM 6208 genome includes a window with the following:
- a CDS encoding alanine/glycine:cation symporter family protein: protein MEAVQNLLQGSVDFLNNILWTYVLIVALVGAGIYFTVKTRFMQFRYLKEMFRVVTDKSDVTLAKDGKSISSAKSFFIGAATRIGTGNLAGVTVAITLGGPGAVFWMWIVALLGGATAMIESTLAQVYKVKDDVAYRGGPAYYIEKGLNNRVLGIVFAVLIAFTFGLIFNSVQSNTIAAAFDNAFGLEAAIGGAVLVVLTGLVIFGGVQRVANFSAIVVPIMAVLYLIVALYVVVVNITEMPAVLGMIFQSAFGLEQAFGGSVGAAIMMGVRRGLFSNEAGMGSAPNAAATAEVSHPAKQGFMQTLGVFLDTLIVCTATAAIVLLSDSYAAGNGEGIALLQNALAEQIGSWAPAFIAISVLLFAFSSIVGSYYYGETNIEFIKKSKGAVFGFRLLTMGFVFLGSVASLGFVWSLADLFMAGMTLINLAAIILLGGVAFKVLRDYEEQRAQGLNPRFSARKLGIENTECWDVEEEEVAQGTVQAAVADSSKA, encoded by the coding sequence ATGGAAGCCGTACAAAACTTATTGCAAGGAAGCGTCGACTTTTTAAACAACATTTTATGGACGTACGTGTTGATTGTGGCGCTCGTCGGAGCAGGGATTTACTTCACGGTCAAAACACGATTTATGCAATTCCGTTACTTAAAAGAGATGTTCCGTGTCGTCACTGACAAATCAGACGTCACACTCGCGAAAGATGGCAAGAGTATCAGCTCGGCGAAGTCGTTCTTCATCGGAGCAGCGACGCGAATCGGAACGGGTAACTTGGCCGGTGTCACGGTCGCCATCACCCTCGGTGGTCCGGGTGCCGTCTTCTGGATGTGGATCGTCGCGCTTCTCGGTGGAGCGACAGCGATGATCGAGAGCACGCTCGCTCAAGTATACAAAGTGAAAGATGACGTCGCATACCGCGGCGGCCCAGCTTACTACATTGAAAAAGGTCTTAACAACCGCGTCCTCGGTATCGTCTTTGCGGTGTTGATCGCCTTCACGTTCGGTCTCATCTTCAACTCGGTTCAATCGAACACGATCGCGGCAGCGTTCGACAACGCGTTCGGTCTTGAAGCGGCTATCGGCGGAGCTGTACTCGTCGTGTTGACGGGTCTCGTCATCTTCGGCGGCGTGCAACGTGTCGCGAACTTCTCAGCAATCGTCGTTCCGATCATGGCAGTCCTTTACTTGATCGTCGCCCTTTACGTCGTCGTCGTGAACATTACAGAAATGCCAGCTGTTCTCGGTATGATCTTCCAAAGCGCGTTCGGTCTCGAGCAGGCGTTCGGCGGATCGGTCGGAGCTGCTATCATGATGGGTGTACGTCGTGGTCTCTTCTCAAACGAAGCCGGTATGGGTTCGGCACCGAACGCCGCTGCGACGGCAGAAGTGTCTCACCCGGCGAAACAAGGTTTCATGCAGACGCTCGGTGTCTTCTTGGACACGTTGATCGTATGTACAGCAACAGCAGCGATCGTTCTTCTTTCGGACAGCTACGCGGCTGGTAACGGCGAAGGGATCGCACTCCTTCAAAACGCGTTGGCTGAACAAATCGGATCATGGGCACCTGCTTTCATCGCCATCAGCGTCCTCTTGTTCGCCTTCAGCTCGATCGTCGGCAGTTACTACTACGGTGAGACGAACATCGAATTCATCAAGAAGAGTAAAGGTGCCGTCTTCGGCTTCCGTCTTCTCACGATGGGCTTCGTCTTCCTCGGATCGGTCGCTAGTCTCGGCTTCGTCTGGAGTCTCGCTGACTTGTTCATGGCCGGCATGACACTCATCAACTTGGCGGCAATCATACTTCTCGGCGGTGTGGCCTTCAAAGTACTCCGTGACTATGAAGAGCAACGGGCTCAAGGTCTCAACCCACGCTTCTCAGCCCGTAAACTCGGCATTGAGAACACGGAGTGCTGGGACGTGGAAGAAGAAGAAGTCGCACAAGGTACGGTCCAAGCGGCCGTAGCCGACTCATCAAAAGCGTAA
- a CDS encoding YwbE family protein, whose amino-acid sequence MDGTKRADIRPGLHVQIVLKQDQRSGKLTKGVVKDILTNSPRHPHGIKVRLSDGQVGRVKVIEAGGE is encoded by the coding sequence ATGGATGGCACGAAACGCGCGGACATTCGACCAGGGCTCCACGTCCAGATTGTCCTAAAACAAGATCAGCGGAGTGGGAAGTTGACGAAAGGCGTCGTCAAAGACATTTTGACGAACTCGCCGCGTCACCCGCACGGCATTAAAGTACGCTTAAGCGATGGACAGGTCGGTCGAGTGAAAGTGATCGAAGCTGGAGGTGAATGA
- the mnhG gene encoding monovalent cation/H(+) antiporter subunit G: protein MTAIEWIVAILCLIGGFLSLVGGIGFIRFPDVYGRTHSATKSATLGVITVMVGTFLYFLLAEGMFSGKILLTILFVFLTAPLAALMVSRAAYRTGVPLSKLTTQDDLKKKYPEARKDVH from the coding sequence TTGACCGCGATTGAATGGATTGTTGCGATTCTTTGTCTGATCGGAGGATTCCTCAGCCTCGTCGGTGGAATCGGTTTTATCCGGTTCCCGGACGTGTACGGGCGGACGCACTCGGCGACGAAGAGCGCCACGCTCGGCGTCATCACCGTCATGGTCGGGACGTTCCTCTACTTCTTGCTCGCGGAAGGGATGTTCTCCGGAAAGATTTTACTGACGATTCTCTTCGTCTTCTTGACGGCCCCGCTCGCCGCGCTGATGGTATCCCGGGCCGCGTACCGGACCGGTGTCCCACTTTCTAAGTTGACGACACAAGATGACTTGAAGAAAAAATATCCGGAAGCACGAAAAGACGTACACTGA
- a CDS encoding Na(+)/H(+) antiporter subunit F1, whose protein sequence is MFKVLLMIALFFMSISLVISFIRTVKGPTMPDRIVALDAIGITLIGVIGILMILQETIAYAEVILVIGILAFIGTIALSKFVERGDIFDRD, encoded by the coding sequence ATGTTTAAAGTGTTGCTTATGATCGCGTTGTTCTTCATGTCGATCTCACTTGTCATCTCGTTCATCCGGACCGTGAAAGGGCCGACGATGCCAGACCGTATCGTCGCGCTCGATGCGATCGGGATCACGCTCATTGGCGTCATCGGGATTTTGATGATCCTCCAAGAGACGATCGCCTACGCCGAGGTCATCCTCGTCATCGGGATATTAGCGTTCATCGGGACGATTGCCTTGTCAAAATTTGTGGAGAGGGGGGATATCTTTGACCGCGATTGA
- a CDS encoding Na+/H+ antiporter subunit E, whose translation MTFQVVLNTVIAIMWAVLWNSYTGVDFLLGYIVGIFILFVLRRFLHFDFYMRRVFAAFKLIALFIKELIMSNIDVVKVLLSPKFDIEPGIIEVPTQLKSDWELTLLASLISLTPGTLSMDFSEDKKSIFVHSIHVPDKEQMIREIHDTFEKAIMEVTH comes from the coding sequence ATGACGTTCCAAGTCGTTTTAAACACCGTCATCGCCATCATGTGGGCGGTGCTTTGGAATAGTTACACCGGCGTCGATTTCCTGCTCGGCTACATCGTCGGGATTTTCATCTTGTTCGTCTTGCGTCGCTTCCTTCACTTCGACTTCTATATGCGCCGCGTCTTCGCTGCGTTCAAACTGATCGCCTTGTTCATCAAAGAGTTGATCATGTCGAACATCGATGTCGTTAAAGTGCTCCTTAGTCCGAAGTTCGACATCGAGCCAGGCATCATCGAAGTCCCGACCCAGCTCAAGTCAGATTGGGAGTTGACGCTCCTTGCTTCACTCATCAGTCTGACGCCGGGAACGTTATCGATGGATTTTTCAGAAGATAAGAAGTCGATCTTCGTCCACTCGATTCACGTACCGGACAAGGAACAGATGATACGCGAGATTCACGACACGTTTGAAAAAGCGATAATGGAGGTGACGCACTGA
- a CDS encoding Na+/H+ antiporter subunit D codes for MNNLLVLPFVIPFAIGAILILFSKQIGLQRFLSGLTSILMLGVAIYLISVVRTEGVVVLELGDWPAPFGIVLVADLFAAIMVLMSAIVGLLCLFFAFRTIAPEREKFYFYPFYFFLLTGVNGAFLTGDIFNLFVFFEVMLISSYVLIVMGGTNYQLRESLKYVVMNIFASILFIATMAFTYAVTGTLNMAQLAERVAELEQVGVLNVIAMFYFIVFGMKGALFPLYFWLPRSYFGPPAAVAALFGGLLTKVGIYAIIRTFTLIFPHNQEFTQPILIWVGAITIVIGGLGAVSNFDFKRILSYHIVSQVGYMVIGLGLYTSLAVAAAIYYIVHNIIVKTALFLYAGTAQRITGTTDLKQMGGLLKTHPLLGWMFFITGIAIAGIPPFSGFVSKLSLVVSSFETEQYVVGGIALAVGMLTLFSMIKIFMYVFWGEQKHTKAQGKTKVGDLLLPAIPLVILTTVLGVAAQPILSFFLEASNQLLDPSIYIDSVLKGGGA; via the coding sequence ATGAATAACTTGCTCGTACTCCCATTTGTCATTCCGTTCGCGATCGGGGCGATTTTGATTTTGTTCTCAAAACAAATCGGGTTGCAACGTTTCTTGAGCGGATTAACGTCAATCCTCATGCTCGGCGTTGCGATTTATCTCATAAGTGTCGTTCGGACCGAGGGCGTTGTCGTCCTTGAACTCGGAGACTGGCCAGCGCCATTCGGGATTGTGCTTGTTGCGGACTTGTTCGCGGCGATCATGGTGCTCATGTCCGCCATCGTCGGACTGCTCTGTCTCTTCTTCGCCTTCCGGACGATTGCGCCGGAACGTGAAAAGTTCTATTTCTACCCGTTCTACTTCTTCTTGTTGACGGGTGTGAACGGTGCCTTCTTGACAGGGGACATCTTCAACTTGTTCGTCTTCTTCGAAGTCATGCTCATCTCGTCTTACGTCTTGATCGTCATGGGCGGGACGAACTATCAACTCCGTGAGTCGCTCAAGTACGTCGTCATGAACATCTTCGCCTCGATCTTGTTCATCGCGACGATGGCGTTCACGTACGCGGTCACCGGTACGCTCAACATGGCGCAACTCGCCGAGCGTGTCGCCGAGCTCGAGCAGGTCGGGGTATTGAACGTCATTGCAATGTTCTACTTCATCGTCTTCGGGATGAAAGGGGCGTTGTTCCCGCTTTACTTCTGGTTGCCGCGTTCGTATTTCGGACCGCCGGCCGCAGTCGCCGCCTTGTTCGGCGGACTGCTGACGAAAGTCGGGATTTACGCGATCATCCGGACGTTCACGCTTATCTTCCCGCACAACCAAGAGTTCACACAGCCGATCCTCATTTGGGTCGGGGCGATCACGATCGTCATCGGCGGCCTCGGTGCCGTCTCGAACTTCGACTTCAAGCGCATCCTGTCGTACCATATCGTGTCGCAGGTCGGCTATATGGTCATCGGTCTCGGTCTGTACACGAGCCTGGCGGTTGCGGCGGCGATTTATTATATCGTCCACAACATTATCGTGAAGACGGCGCTCTTCCTCTATGCCGGGACGGCGCAACGCATCACCGGCACGACCGACCTGAAACAGATGGGCGGACTGTTGAAGACGCACCCGCTCCTCGGGTGGATGTTCTTCATTACCGGGATCGCCATCGCCGGCATCCCGCCGTTCAGTGGATTCGTCAGTAAACTGTCGCTCGTCGTCTCGAGTTTTGAGACGGAGCAATACGTCGTCGGTGGGATCGCGCTCGCTGTCGGCATGTTGACGCTCTTCTCGATGATCAAAATCTTTATGTACGTGTTCTGGGGCGAGCAAAAGCATACGAAAGCCCAAGGCAAGACGAAAGTCGGAGACTTGTTGCTGCCTGCCATCCCGCTCGTCATCTTGACGACGGTGCTCGGTGTCGCGGCCCAACCGATCCTTTCGTTCTTCCTCGAGGCGTCGAACCAGTTGCTCGACCCGTCGATTTATATTGATTCGGTCTTGAAAGGAGGGGGCGCATGA
- a CDS encoding Na(+)/H(+) antiporter subunit C: MEILMSITVGVLFMVGTYLLLTKSLLRIVLGLILLSHGAHFLLLTMAGLQSGTPPLLNLNSEAYADPLPQALVLTALVISFGMTSFLLVLSYRTYKAFKTDDLEQLRGSADE; the protein is encoded by the coding sequence ATGGAAATACTCATGTCGATTACGGTCGGTGTCCTCTTCATGGTCGGCACTTACCTGTTACTGACGAAAAGCTTGTTGCGAATCGTGCTCGGTTTAATCCTCTTGTCGCACGGGGCGCACTTCTTGCTATTGACGATGGCGGGCCTTCAAAGTGGGACGCCGCCGCTTCTGAATTTGAATTCGGAAGCATACGCGGACCCACTACCACAAGCGCTCGTCTTGACGGCGCTCGTCATTAGCTTTGGGATGACATCGTTTTTACTCGTCCTATCGTACCGGACGTATAAAGCGTTTAAGACGGATGATTTAGAACAGTTGAGGGGGTCAGCCGATGAATAA
- a CDS encoding Na(+)/H(+) antiporter subunit B: MKRQARSSNLMLYNITRVVTFVLLAFSLYLFFAGHNNPGGGFIGGLMTASALLLMYLGFDMKRIKKAIPFNFTTMMAVGLLVALFSGLSSTLFGYPFLTQFYEYVNLPVLGRTGLATSLPFDLGIYLVVVAIALTIILAIAEDDS; this comes from the coding sequence ATGAAGAGGCAAGCGAGAAGTAGTAATTTGATGCTTTACAATATTACGCGAGTCGTTACGTTTGTTTTACTCGCCTTTTCGCTTTATCTCTTTTTCGCCGGTCACAACAATCCCGGTGGTGGATTCATCGGCGGATTGATGACAGCGAGTGCGCTTCTCCTCATGTACTTGGGATTTGATATGAAGCGTATCAAAAAAGCGATTCCGTTCAATTTCACGACGATGATGGCCGTCGGTTTACTCGTCGCCTTGTTCTCAGGTTTATCGAGCACGCTGTTCGGCTACCCGTTCCTCACCCAGTTTTATGAATATGTGAATCTACCTGTGCTGGGTAGAACCGGTTTAGCAACTTCGTTGCCGTTCGACCTCGGGATTTACTTGGTCGTTGTAGCCATTGCCTTGACGATAATTTTAGCGATTGCGGAGGATGATTCGTAA
- a CDS encoding Na+/H+ antiporter subunit A: MSALHWVILSPFLFALIIPFLFKYVSKIHTGWFVWLLPTALFVYFMNWLPVISSGQVVETSVSWIPALGIEFTAYLDGLSMLFVLLITGIGSLVVLYSIFYLSKKERLGNFYVYLMLFMGAMLGVVLSDNLIVLYVFWEVTSMASALLISYWFHKDKSTKGAQKSMLITVAGGLAMLGGFVLLYQMTGTFSIRTIIENVDVVQASPLFVPAMLLVLLGAFTKSAQFPFHIWLPDAMEAPTPVSAYLHSATMVKAGIYLVARMTPVFGGSNVWFWTLSIVGLVTLLWGSISAVRQKDLKGILAFSTVSQLGLIMSLLGVGSAALTGGADDPIYSQAILVAVFHLFNHATFKGALFMAVGIIDHETGTRDIRKLGGLMTVMPITFTVSLIGLASMAGLPPFNGFLSKEKFFSAMLNVRNFEAFDVGSLGFLFPLIAWIASIFTFLYSLIMFFHTFRGKFEPSNYERKVHEAPIGMLISPIILVVLVIVFGLFPNLLSYSIIEPAKQAILPTVLPEGEQFVVDIKIWHGVNTELLMTLGVVLIASFLFYLMHRWMKLAIYNRERDPFNWFYDNALTGLTSGSQWITRLQMTGLLRDYFAYIFTFMLLLVGYTFWRFDAFAIDTANTSVVEPFMWILIPLLIGAIVTIPFLNHRITAVIVVGVIGFLLALLLIVFRAPDLALTKLLVETVTLVIFMLAFYHLPEMRKEKFTPRLNVANLFISIGVGVMMTLVALSSAALGNEAGFESISDYFLENAKELAGGYNVVNVILVDFRGLDTLLEVLVLAVAALGIVTLIKLRLKGGEDV, encoded by the coding sequence TTGTCCGCACTGCATTGGGTGATTTTATCGCCTTTTTTATTCGCGCTCATCATCCCGTTTTTGTTTAAGTACGTCTCAAAAATTCATACCGGATGGTTCGTTTGGCTGTTGCCGACAGCGCTATTCGTCTACTTTATGAACTGGCTGCCGGTCATCTCGTCCGGCCAAGTCGTCGAGACGAGTGTGTCCTGGATTCCGGCACTCGGTATTGAGTTCACCGCTTATTTAGACGGACTGAGTATGCTGTTCGTCCTGTTGATTACCGGAATCGGGTCGCTCGTCGTCTTGTACTCGATTTTCTATCTATCGAAGAAAGAGCGGCTCGGTAACTTCTACGTCTATTTGATGCTCTTTATGGGCGCGATGCTCGGCGTCGTCTTATCGGACAACTTGATCGTCTTGTACGTGTTCTGGGAAGTGACGAGCATGGCCTCGGCCCTCCTTATCAGTTACTGGTTCCATAAAGACAAGTCGACGAAAGGTGCCCAAAAATCAATGCTCATCACCGTGGCCGGCGGACTCGCCATGCTCGGTGGATTCGTCTTGCTCTATCAAATGACGGGCACGTTCAGCATCCGGACAATCATTGAGAACGTCGATGTCGTCCAGGCGAGCCCGCTCTTCGTACCGGCGATGCTCCTCGTCCTGCTCGGCGCGTTCACGAAGTCGGCCCAGTTCCCGTTCCACATCTGGTTGCCGGACGCGATGGAAGCCCCGACGCCGGTCAGTGCGTACTTGCACTCGGCGACGATGGTCAAGGCCGGGATTTATCTCGTCGCTCGGATGACGCCGGTGTTCGGCGGCTCGAACGTCTGGTTCTGGACGCTGTCCATCGTCGGACTCGTGACACTCCTTTGGGGTTCGATCTCAGCCGTCCGACAAAAGGACTTGAAAGGGATTCTCGCCTTCTCGACGGTGAGTCAGCTCGGTCTCATCATGTCGCTCCTCGGTGTCGGCTCGGCCGCGCTGACGGGTGGGGCAGATGACCCGATTTACTCGCAAGCGATTCTCGTCGCGGTGTTCCACTTGTTCAACCATGCGACGTTCAAAGGCGCGCTCTTCATGGCGGTCGGGATTATCGACCACGAGACGGGGACGCGGGACATCCGCAAACTCGGGGGCTTGATGACGGTCATGCCAATCACGTTCACCGTCTCGCTCATCGGTCTTGCGTCGATGGCAGGATTGCCACCGTTCAACGGGTTCTTGAGTAAGGAGAAGTTCTTCTCGGCGATGTTGAACGTGCGTAACTTCGAGGCGTTCGATGTCGGTTCGCTCGGGTTCCTATTCCCGCTCATCGCCTGGATCGCGAGTATCTTCACGTTCCTCTACAGCTTGATCATGTTTTTCCACACGTTCCGTGGAAAATTTGAGCCGAGCAACTATGAACGGAAGGTGCACGAGGCACCGATCGGGATGCTCATCAGTCCGATCATTCTCGTCGTACTCGTCATCGTCTTTGGCTTGTTCCCGAACTTGTTGTCGTACTCGATCATCGAACCGGCGAAACAAGCGATTTTACCGACGGTCTTGCCGGAAGGTGAACAGTTCGTCGTCGACATTAAGATTTGGCACGGGGTCAACACAGAGCTTCTCATGACGCTCGGTGTCGTCTTGATCGCCTCGTTCTTGTTCTATCTCATGCACCGTTGGATGAAACTCGCGATCTACAACCGCGAGCGTGACCCGTTCAACTGGTTCTATGACAATGCGCTCACTGGCCTCACGTCAGGTTCACAGTGGATCACGCGTCTTCAAATGACGGGACTGTTGCGCGATTACTTCGCGTACATCTTCACGTTCATGCTGCTCCTCGTCGGCTACACGTTCTGGCGTTTCGATGCGTTCGCCATCGATACAGCGAATACGAGTGTGGTTGAACCGTTCATGTGGATTCTGATTCCGCTCCTTATCGGGGCGATCGTCACAATCCCGTTCTTGAACCACCGGATTACGGCAGTCATCGTCGTCGGTGTCATCGGGTTCTTGCTCGCGCTATTACTCATCGTGTTCCGCGCGCCTGATCTCGCCCTGACGAAGCTTCTCGTTGAGACGGTGACGCTCGTCATCTTCATGCTTGCGTTCTACCACTTGCCGGAGATGCGAAAAGAGAAGTTCACACCAAGGTTGAACGTGGCGAACCTCTTCATCTCGATTGGGGTCGGTGTCATGATGACGCTTGTCGCCCTTAGTTCGGCAGCGCTCGGTAACGAGGCTGGTTTTGAGTCAATCTCGGATTACTTCCTCGAGAACGCGAAAGAACTTGCCGGCGGTTATAACGTCGTCAACGTCATTCTCGTCGACTTCCGTGGACTTGATACGCTACTTGAAGTACTCGTGTTAGCTGTCGCGGCGCTCGGGATTGTCACTTTGATTAAATTACGCTTGAAAGGAGGAGAAGACGTATGA
- a CDS encoding ISL3 family transposase gives MSQQFIKLILPLPPFFQIEAPSDEESHVFPVSVRDRDVACPVCGCGTTRHAKTRRRFRHGYAWGVGTIWIELDIPRQRCGACDLTFVHDYGLGLGHSSTRSFREAIARRCHGRTIADVAREYELPYTTVERWFYLHASKGIEEADARHVLVDEFATRKGHHYATAVLDAESGRLLSIVPGRDESAVTAALASVPGTVMTVVSDFAPAMANAIARVFPDADHVLDRFHLVQFFTEALRRRRRFLDDTKRQYHVRSIDRSLARRPEELTAEGHEIVRACLAEDRVTREVYRGLQHIRYVLKASSDVQARRRLSDWLSRYRFHPCGPLAKIAKTIQAREKAVQRTILSRLSNGKMEGTNNKIKLIKRRAYGYRNLDRFFLRLRLEIGRTSVNHGLW, from the coding sequence TTGTCCCAACAGTTTATCAAATTAATTCTTCCACTGCCACCGTTTTTTCAAATCGAGGCGCCCTCTGACGAGGAATCCCATGTCTTCCCGGTCTCTGTACGAGACCGGGACGTCGCATGTCCGGTCTGCGGGTGCGGGACGACGCGTCACGCCAAAACGCGACGCCGATTCCGTCACGGCTACGCCTGGGGAGTCGGTACGATTTGGATCGAGCTCGACATCCCGCGCCAACGCTGCGGGGCATGCGACCTCACGTTCGTCCATGACTATGGGCTCGGTTTGGGTCACTCCTCCACACGTTCTTTCCGTGAGGCCATCGCACGACGATGTCACGGGAGGACGATCGCGGACGTCGCCCGTGAATATGAACTCCCTTACACCACCGTGGAACGGTGGTTCTATCTTCATGCATCGAAAGGAATCGAGGAGGCGGATGCCCGTCACGTGCTCGTGGACGAGTTCGCCACGCGGAAGGGCCATCATTATGCGACCGCCGTCCTGGACGCAGAAAGCGGGCGACTGCTCTCCATCGTCCCAGGGCGAGACGAGTCGGCGGTCACGGCCGCACTCGCGTCGGTCCCCGGGACCGTGATGACCGTCGTCAGCGATTTCGCCCCTGCGATGGCGAATGCGATCGCACGCGTGTTCCCGGATGCGGACCATGTACTCGACCGGTTCCATCTCGTCCAGTTCTTCACCGAGGCACTCCGACGCCGGAGGCGTTTCTTGGACGACACGAAGCGCCAGTACCATGTCCGGTCAATCGATCGGTCACTCGCGCGACGCCCGGAGGAACTGACGGCCGAAGGTCATGAGATTGTCCGGGCATGCCTCGCCGAGGACAGGGTCACGCGCGAGGTTTACCGGGGCCTCCAACACATCCGCTATGTGCTGAAGGCGTCGAGCGACGTCCAAGCGAGGCGCCGGCTGTCAGATTGGCTGTCCCGATACCGGTTCCACCCGTGCGGGCCCCTGGCGAAGATCGCGAAGACGATTCAGGCCAGAGAGAAGGCGGTCCAAAGGACGATCCTTTCACGACTCTCGAACGGGAAGATGGAGGGGACGAACAACAAGATCAAGCTCATCAAACGGCGAGCATACGGCTATCGGAACCTAGACCGTTTCTTCTTGAGGCTGCGGTTAGAAATCGGTCGCACCAGTGTCAACCACGGATTATGGTGA
- a CDS encoding glycoside hydrolase family 13 protein: METAFRRVEQQRVTRAWWKEAIAYQIYPRSFKDSNGDGIGDLRGVIEKLDYLEDLGIDVIWICPMYKSPNDDNGYDISDYQDVMEEFGTMEDFDALLKAVHARGMKLLLDLVVNHTSDEHPWFVESKRSKDDPKRDWYIWRDGENGGPPNNWASIFGGSAWELDPETDQYYLHVFSKKQPDLNWENGEVRTAIYDMINWWLDKGIDGFRVDAISHIKKKPTDTMLPSPEGKKHVTAFSMYSNIEGIHDYLQEMKRETFAKYDIMTVGETNGIEPEAADLWMGPDNGAMNMAFHFDHVDIMRKSRLAPLDVVELKRIFDKWQQGLLETGWNALYIENHDMVRAVSLVGDENHYWRESATALGMMYFFMHGTPFIYQGQEIGMKNVPLPSIHDYDDVATKNEYFERIANGMSEIDSMQQVWGTSRDNVRTPIQWDASPYAGFSTAAPWMPVHEEYETLNVEAQTKDAHSILSFYKAMIRLRRAEETFTYGSYTDVLPDHTQAFVYERAFENTRFMIVVNLTANPAIVTLPDVVDATLVLTNETDPEPIDTETFTLKPFEARLYRL, from the coding sequence ATGGAGACGGCGTTCAGACGAGTGGAGCAACAAAGGGTCACACGGGCATGGTGGAAAGAGGCGATCGCCTATCAGATTTATCCGCGTAGTTTCAAAGATTCAAACGGGGACGGCATCGGTGATCTTCGTGGCGTGATCGAGAAGCTCGACTATCTCGAAGACCTTGGCATCGACGTGATCTGGATTTGTCCGATGTATAAGTCGCCGAACGATGATAACGGTTATGACATCTCGGACTACCAAGATGTTATGGAAGAGTTCGGCACGATGGAAGATTTCGATGCGCTTCTGAAAGCGGTGCATGCGCGCGGGATGAAGCTTTTGCTCGATCTTGTCGTCAACCACACGTCAGACGAGCACCCGTGGTTCGTCGAGTCGAAACGGTCGAAAGACGATCCGAAACGAGACTGGTACATTTGGCGTGATGGAGAAAACGGCGGACCGCCGAACAACTGGGCGAGCATCTTCGGCGGTTCGGCGTGGGAACTCGACCCGGAGACGGACCAGTATTATTTGCACGTATTTTCAAAGAAACAACCCGACCTCAACTGGGAGAACGGGGAAGTGCGCACGGCAATCTATGACATGATCAACTGGTGGCTCGACAAAGGCATCGACGGGTTCCGCGTCGACGCGATCAGCCACATTAAAAAGAAGCCGACGGACACGATGCTGCCGTCGCCAGAGGGGAAGAAACATGTGACGGCGTTCTCGATGTATTCGAACATCGAGGGAATCCATGACTACCTCCAAGAGATGAAGCGCGAGACGTTCGCGAAATACGACATCATGACGGTCGGCGAGACGAACGGCATCGAGCCGGAAGCGGCGGACTTATGGATGGGGCCAGACAACGGGGCGATGAACATGGCGTTCCATTTCGACCACGTCGATATTATGCGCAAGTCGCGCCTTGCCCCGCTTGACGTCGTGGAGTTGAAGCGAATCTTCGATAAATGGCAGCAAGGGCTCCTCGAGACGGGGTGGAACGCCCTCTACATCGAGAACCATGACATGGTCCGTGCCGTTTCGCTCGTCGGGGACGAGAACCACTATTGGCGCGAGAGTGCGACCGCGCTCGGGATGATGTACTTCTTCATGCACGGGACACCGTTCATCTATCAAGGGCAAGAGATCGGGATGAAGAACGTCCCGCTCCCGTCCATCCATGATTATGACGATGTCGCCACGAAAAATGAGTACTTCGAGCGCATCGCGAACGGCATGAGCGAGATCGATTCGATGCAACAAGTGTGGGGAACGTCCCGTGACAACGTCCGGACCCCGATTCAGTGGGATGCCTCACCTTACGCCGGTTTCTCGACGGCAGCGCCATGGATGCCGGTCCACGAAGAGTATGAGACGCTCAATGTCGAGGCGCAGACGAAAGACGCCCATTCGATTTTGTCGTTCTACAAGGCGATGATTCGTCTTCGCCGTGCCGAAGAGACGTTCACATACGGAAGTTACACGGACGTCTTGCCGGACCATACGCAAGCGTTCGTGTATGAACGCGCGTTCGAAAACACGCGCTTCATGATTGTCGTCAATTTGACGGCGAATCCGGCTATCGTCACGCTTCCGGACGTTGTTGATGCGACGCTCGTCTTGACGAACGAGACCGACCCGGAACCGATTGACACGGAAACGTTCACGTTGAAGCCGTTCGAGGCGAGATTGTATCGTCTTTAA